DNA sequence from the Streptomyces sp. HUAS 15-9 genome:
AGGCCAAGCTGGAGAAGACCCTCGGTGGTATCCGCGAGATGCAGAAGGTGCCCAGCGCCGTCTGGATCGTGGACACCAAGAAGGAGCACATCGCGGTCGGTGAGGCCCGGAAGCTCAACATCCCGGTCGTCGCCATCCTCGACACCAACTGCGACCCCGACGAGGTCGACTACAAGATCCCGGGCAACGACGACGCGATCCGCTCCGTCACCCTGCTCACCCGTGTGATCGCCGACGCCGTCGCCGAGGGCCTCATCGCCCGCTCCGGCGTCGCCACCGGCGACAAGGGCGAGAAGGCCGCCGGCGAGCCGCTCGCCGAGTGGGAGCGCGACCTGCTCGAGGGCGAGAAGAAGGACGAGGCTCCGGTTGCCGAGGCTGCCGCGGCCCCCGCCGCTGAGGCTCCGGCCGCTGAGGCCCCCGCCGCCGAGGCTCCTGCCGCCGAGGCACCCGCCGCCGAGGCCCCGGCCGCCGAGGACGAGCAGGCCTGACCCCGCCAGCGTCAGTGTTGACGGCGGGGGCGGCACTGCACCCAACCGCGCCTCCGGCGCGGTGAAGTCCGCCCCCGCCGTTCACCCGCGGATCAGCGGCGCGTCAGCAGCCCCGGCTACATGGGAACTGCAGATCCCCTGATCTTCGATCCTCCAGACTTCGAGAAAGATTCACAGACTCATGGCGAACTACACCGCCGCCGACGTCAAGAAGCTTCGTGAGCTCACTGGCGCCGGCATGATGGACTGCAAGAAGGCGCTGGACGAGGCCGAGGGCAACGTCGAGAAGGCCGTCGAGGCGCTGCGCATCAAGGGCCAGAAGGGCGTCGCCAAGCGCGAGGGCCGCTCCGCCGAGAACGGCGCCGTGGTCTCCATCATCGCCGACGACAACTCCTCCGGCGTTCTCGTCGAGCTGAAGTGCGAGACGGACTTCGTCGCCAAGGGCGACAAGTTCCAGGCCGTGGCCAACACCATCGCCGCGCACGTCGCCAAGACCTCCCCGGCCGACCTCGAGGCCCTGCTCGCCTCCGAGATCGAGCCCGGCAAGACCGTCCAGGCGTTCGTGGACGAGGCCAACGCCAACCTCGGCGAGAAGATCGTCCTGGACCGCTTCGCGCAGTTCTCCGACGGCTTCGTCACCGCCTACATGCACCGCACGATGCCCGACCTGCCCCCGCAGATCGGTGTCCTCGTCGAGCTCGACAAGCCCAACGCCGAGGTCGCCAAGGGCGTCGCCCAGCACATCGCCGCCTTCGCGCCGAAGTACCTCTCCAAGGAAGACGTCCCGGCCGAGGTCGTCGAGTCCGAGCGCCGCATCGCCGAGGAGACCACCCGCGCCGAGGGCAAGCCCGAGGCCGCGATCGCCAAGATCGTCGAGGGTCGTGTCAACGGCTTCTTCAAGGACGCCACGCTGCTCGGCCAGCCGTACGCGCTCGACAACAAGAAGTCGGTCCAGAAGGTGCTGGACGAGGCCGGTGTCACCCTGAAGCGCTTCACGCGCATCAAGGTCGGCATCTGAGTCCGTACCGCGATCGACGCCCGACCCCGATAGGGTCGACAGCAGTCGGCCGTTCCGTTCGCGTATGCCGCCCCGCACACGCGCGTGACGGACGACAGCAGATCTGACGAGGAGGCCATTGCCGCGCATGGGAGCGAAAAACGACCCCATCGGCAATGGCCTTCTTCGTATGTGCAAGACGTGAAAGAGGCGGGATCTCCATGACCACCAAGGCCCAGAAGAGCGACGACGGCAAAGTACACGGCCGGTTTCTGCTGAAGCTGTCCGGTGAGGCATTCTCCGGCGGCGGGGGCCTGGGCGTGGACCCCGACGTGGTACACAAGATCGCCCGCGAGATCGCGGCCGTCGTGCGGGACGGCGCGGAGATCGCCGTCGTCATCGGCGGCGGCAACTTCTTCCGCGGCGCCGAACTCCAGCAGCGCGGCATGGACCGGGCCCGCTCGGACTACATGGGCATGCTCGGCACCGTGATGAACTGCCTCGCCCTCCAGGACTTCCTGGAGAAGGAGGGCATCGACAGCCGGGTGCAGACCGCCATCACCATGGGCCAGGTCGCCGAGCCGTACATCCCGCTGCGCGCCGTGCGCCACCTGGAGAAGGGCCGTGTGGTCATCTTCGGCGCCGGTATGGGCATGCCGTACTTCTCCACCGACACCACCGCCGCCCAGCGCGCGCTGGAGATCGACGCCGAGGCGCTGCTGATGGGCAAGAACGGCGTGGACGGGGTCTACGACTCCGACCCCAAGACCAACCCGGACGCCGTCAAGTTCGACTCCCTCGGCTACGGCGAGGTCATCACGCGCGACCTCAAGGTCGCCGACGCCACCGCCATCACGCTGTGCCGCGACAACAAGCTGCCGATCCTCGTGTTCGAGCTCCTCGGGGAGGGCAATATCGCGCGGGCCGTCAAGGGTGAGAAGATCGGCACGCTGGTGGGTGACCAGGGCACCCGGGACTGACCGTAGATGCACCCGGTCCCTGACCGGGGGATGGACAATGTCCTGCCGGTCGGGAACCGTGCAGGAAGAAGACGCGACGCAGCCGGCCGCCGCCACCGCCAAGGAACGCAGCCGGGCCTACTCAAGACACGCAGGAGCAAGTGGTGATCGAAGAGACCCTCCTCGAAGCCGAGGAGAAGATGGAGAAGGCCGTCGTGGTCGCCAAGGAGGACTTCGCCGCGATCCGCACCGGCCGTGCGCACCCGGCGATGTTCAACAAGATCGTGGCCGACTACTACGGCGCGCCGACGCCGATCAACCAGCTGGCTTCGTTCTCCGTGCCGGAGCCGCGCATGGCGGTCGTGACCCCGTTCGACAAGAGCGCCCTGCGCAACATCGAGCAGGCGATCCGCGACTCCGACCTGGGCGTCAACCCGAGCAACGACGGCAACATCATCCGCGTGGTGTTCCCCGAGCTCACCGAGGAGCGCCGCCGCGACTACATCAAGGTCGCCAAGGGCAAGGCCGAGGACGCGCGCGTGTCCATCCGCTCCGTCCGTCGCAAGGCCAAGGACGCGATCGACAAGCTGATCAAGGACGGCGAGACCGGCGAGGACGAGGGTCGCCGCGCCGAGAAGGAACTCGACGACACCACGCACAAGTACGTGGCCCAGGTGGACGAGCTCCTCAAGCACAAGGAAGCGGAGCTGCTCGAGGTCTGATGAACGACTCTTCCTGGGGGGCGCCGCCACAGACCGGGTACTGGGGGCCCACCGACCAGGGGCATGTCCACGGCTACGCCCAAGGCCATGCCCCGGGAGCCGCCCCGGCGGGTCCCACGTACGATGCGCATGACGCGCAGCACACTCGCCCCATGCCCATCGTGCCCGACGACGTACCCGCGTACGGCGGAGACCAGGATGAGGACCGGGGGGCCGCCCGGCTGAGCGGCCCCTTGTTCCGAGACGAGACCCCGACGGCGCAGCCACACCCGGTGGCGCCGCAGAATCCGGAGCCCATGCCCGACGCCCCGCAGCCGGCGCCCGCACCGCAGAAGAAGAGTGCGGGCCGCGATCTGAGTGCTGCCATAGGCGTCGGCGTCGGACTCGGTGTGGTGATCGTCGCCTCTCTGTTCATCGTCAAGGCCGTCTTCGTCGGCGTCGTAGCGGTCGCCGTCGTGGTGGGCCTGTGGGAGCTGACCAGCCGCCTCCAAGAGCGCAAGGGCATCAAGGCGCCCCTGGTGCCGCTCGCGGTCGGTGGCGCGGCGATGGTCGTCGCCGGGTACGTCCGGGGCGTCGAGGGCGCCTGGGTGGCGATGGCGCTGACGTCGCTCGCGGTGCTGGTCTGGCGTATGACGGAGCCGCCCGAGGGGTACCTCAAGGACGTCACGGCCGGTGTCTTCGCGGCGTTCTACGTGCCGTTCCTGGCCACGTTCGTCTCGCTGATGCTCACGGCCGACGACGGCCCGTTCCGCGTCCTGACCTTCCTCCTGCTGACGGTCGTCAGCGACACCGGCGCGTACGCCGTCGGCTGGCGCTTCGGCAGGACGAAGCTCGCCCCGCGCATCAGCCCCGGCAAGACCCGCGAGGGCCTGCTCGGTGCGGTCGGCTTCGCGATGGTGGCCGGCGCGCTGTGCATGCAGTTCCTGATCGACGGCGGCAGCTGGTGGCAGGGCCTCCTGCTGGGCCTCGCGGTCGCGGCCAGCGCCACGCTCGGCGACCTGGGCGAATCCATGATCAAGCGGGACCTGGGCATCAAGGACATGGGCACCTTGCTCCCCGGCCACGGCGGCATCATGGACCGCCTGGACTCACTACTGCCGACGGCACCGGTGGTATGGCTCCTGCTGGTCCTGTTCGTCGGCTCGGCATAACCACGACCCACCATCCCGAGCGAGCCCCTGCCCTCACCGATGAGGACGGAGGCTCGTCGGCGTACGCGGTGATCGGCTGAGCACGCGGGTCACCCATGTGGATCTGCGACACTGGTACAGCCATGCCTAAGCCCGGAGAACTCACATTCGTCGCCCCCCGCGGAGCCAAGCAGCCGCCGCGGCATCTCGCCGATCTTTCGCCCGCCGAGCGCAAGGACGCCGTTGCCGCGGTCGGGGAGAAGCCGTTTCGTGCCAAGCAGCTGTCTCAGCACTACTTCGCGCGGTACGCGCATGACCCGGCGGAGTGGACGGACATTCCGGCCGGCTCGCGTGCCAAGCTGCAGGAGGCGCTGCTTCCCGAGCTGATGACCGTCGTGCGGCATCTGTCGACCGACCAGGGGACCACGCGCAAGACACTGTGGCGGCTGTTCGACGGGACGCTCGTCGAGTCGGTGCTGATGCGGTACCCGGACCGGGTGACGATGTGCATCAGCTCGCAGGCGGGGTGCGGTATGAACTGCCCCTTCTGCGCGACCGGGCAGGCGGGTCTCGACCGGAATCTGTCCACCGCCGAGATCGTGCACCAGATCGTGGACGGGATGCGGGCGCTCAGGGACGGCGAGGTGCCCGGCGGCCCGGCCCGGCTGTCCAACATCGTGTTCATGGGCATGGGCGAACCGCTCGCCAACTACAAGCGGGTCGTGGCGGCGATCCGTGCGCTCACCGATCCCGAGCCGGACGGGCTCGGGCTGTCGCAGCGCGGAATCACCGTGTCGACGGTCGGGCTCGTGCCGGCCATCCACCGCTTCGCCGACGAGGGCTTCAAGTGCCGGCTGGCGATCTCCCTGCATGCTCCCGACGACGAGCTGCGAGACACCCTCGTCCCCGTGAACACGCGGTGGAAGGTGCGCGAGGTGCTGGACGCCGGGTTCGAGTACGTCGCCAGGTCCGGGCGCCGGCTGTCCATCGAGTACGCGCTGATCCGGGACATCAACGACCAGGCCTGGCGCGGCGACCGGCTCGGCCGGCTGCTCAAGGGCAAGCCCGTGCACGTCAACCTCATCCCGCTGAACCCGACGCCGGGGTCCAAGTGGACCGCGTCGCGGCCCGAGGACGAGAAGGCGTTCGTCGAGGCCATCGCCGCCCATGGGGTGCCGGTCACCATCCGGGACACCCGTGGCCAGGAGATTGACGGGGCGTGTGGTCAGCTCGCGGCCACCGAGCGGTAATCTGGTCGCGTCTTACCACATCTTCATATTCCGACAGGGGAGCGCCACAGCGCTGAGAGTGCGGCGATCGGGCCGCAGACCCTCTGAACCTCGCCCAGGTCATTCTGGGTAGGAAGTTCGGTCACTACTCAAGCTGTTGCGCCCTGCCCGGACAATCCGGGCAGGGCCGCGTCTCTTCCTGGTCCACCCCAGGAGGAATCCAGTGCACAACAAGACCTTTGTCGCCGTCGCCGTCGGGCTCGGCCTCGTCACGCTGTCCGCGTGCGGGTCGTCCGGCGACAAGGAGCCGGCGGCGGACTCCAAGACCGTCACCCTCGTCAGCCACAACTCGTGGGCCATCTCGAAGAACGTGCTCAAGGACTTCGAGAAGCAGTCCGGGTACAAGGTCAAGTTCCTCGAGGACGGCGACGCCGGCCAGGCCGTCAACAAGGCGATCCTGACCAAGGACAACCCACAGGGTGACGTCTTCTTCGGCGTCGACAACACCCTGCTCTCCCGCGCCCTCGACAACGGGCTGTTCCAGCCGTACGAGGCCAAGGGGCTCGGCACGGTCGGTGCCGAGTACCAACTCGAC
Encoded proteins:
- the rpsB gene encoding 30S ribosomal protein S2, with protein sequence MAVVTMRELLESGVHFGHQTRRWNPKMKRFIFTERNGIYIIDLLQSLSYIDRAYEFVKETVAHGGTVMFVGTKKQAQEAIAEQATRVGMPYVNQRWLGGMLTNFSTVYKRLQRLKELEQIDFEDVAASGLTKKELLVLSREKAKLEKTLGGIREMQKVPSAVWIVDTKKEHIAVGEARKLNIPVVAILDTNCDPDEVDYKIPGNDDAIRSVTLLTRVIADAVAEGLIARSGVATGDKGEKAAGEPLAEWERDLLEGEKKDEAPVAEAAAAPAAEAPAAEAPAAEAPAAEAPAAEAPAAEDEQA
- the tsf gene encoding translation elongation factor Ts, with product MANYTAADVKKLRELTGAGMMDCKKALDEAEGNVEKAVEALRIKGQKGVAKREGRSAENGAVVSIIADDNSSGVLVELKCETDFVAKGDKFQAVANTIAAHVAKTSPADLEALLASEIEPGKTVQAFVDEANANLGEKIVLDRFAQFSDGFVTAYMHRTMPDLPPQIGVLVELDKPNAEVAKGVAQHIAAFAPKYLSKEDVPAEVVESERRIAEETTRAEGKPEAAIAKIVEGRVNGFFKDATLLGQPYALDNKKSVQKVLDEAGVTLKRFTRIKVGI
- the pyrH gene encoding UMP kinase; translated protein: MTTKAQKSDDGKVHGRFLLKLSGEAFSGGGGLGVDPDVVHKIAREIAAVVRDGAEIAVVIGGGNFFRGAELQQRGMDRARSDYMGMLGTVMNCLALQDFLEKEGIDSRVQTAITMGQVAEPYIPLRAVRHLEKGRVVIFGAGMGMPYFSTDTTAAQRALEIDAEALLMGKNGVDGVYDSDPKTNPDAVKFDSLGYGEVITRDLKVADATAITLCRDNKLPILVFELLGEGNIARAVKGEKIGTLVGDQGTRD
- the frr gene encoding ribosome recycling factor, with protein sequence MIEETLLEAEEKMEKAVVVAKEDFAAIRTGRAHPAMFNKIVADYYGAPTPINQLASFSVPEPRMAVVTPFDKSALRNIEQAIRDSDLGVNPSNDGNIIRVVFPELTEERRRDYIKVAKGKAEDARVSIRSVRRKAKDAIDKLIKDGETGEDEGRRAEKELDDTTHKYVAQVDELLKHKEAELLEV
- a CDS encoding phosphatidate cytidylyltransferase; translated protein: MNDSSWGAPPQTGYWGPTDQGHVHGYAQGHAPGAAPAGPTYDAHDAQHTRPMPIVPDDVPAYGGDQDEDRGAARLSGPLFRDETPTAQPHPVAPQNPEPMPDAPQPAPAPQKKSAGRDLSAAIGVGVGLGVVIVASLFIVKAVFVGVVAVAVVVGLWELTSRLQERKGIKAPLVPLAVGGAAMVVAGYVRGVEGAWVAMALTSLAVLVWRMTEPPEGYLKDVTAGVFAAFYVPFLATFVSLMLTADDGPFRVLTFLLLTVVSDTGAYAVGWRFGRTKLAPRISPGKTREGLLGAVGFAMVAGALCMQFLIDGGSWWQGLLLGLAVAASATLGDLGESMIKRDLGIKDMGTLLPGHGGIMDRLDSLLPTAPVVWLLLVLFVGSA
- the rlmN gene encoding 23S rRNA (adenine(2503)-C(2))-methyltransferase RlmN; translated protein: MPKPGELTFVAPRGAKQPPRHLADLSPAERKDAVAAVGEKPFRAKQLSQHYFARYAHDPAEWTDIPAGSRAKLQEALLPELMTVVRHLSTDQGTTRKTLWRLFDGTLVESVLMRYPDRVTMCISSQAGCGMNCPFCATGQAGLDRNLSTAEIVHQIVDGMRALRDGEVPGGPARLSNIVFMGMGEPLANYKRVVAAIRALTDPEPDGLGLSQRGITVSTVGLVPAIHRFADEGFKCRLAISLHAPDDELRDTLVPVNTRWKVREVLDAGFEYVARSGRRLSIEYALIRDINDQAWRGDRLGRLLKGKPVHVNLIPLNPTPGSKWTASRPEDEKAFVEAIAAHGVPVTIRDTRGQEIDGACGQLAATER